gattgatatgCCCGAGCTGGTGGTGCCCAAAGCCAAAACACCCTTACCTCGgcctcctccgccctatcctcaacggttggccaagcaaaaaggtggcaaccaatttaagaaattcattgagatgatgaagagtttgactatcaatgtgcctttggtggaggcactcgaacAAATGTCGGggtatgcaaagttcatgaaagatttggttacaaaaaagagatcaatggagtgtgagacaatcaagatgacccttcaagtgagcgcaattgtgcattctatggctccgaaacttgaggaccccagtgcattcactatcccatgtaccattggaagtgccaactttgcaaaagccctttgtgacatggggacaagtatcaatttaatgccatattcggtcttcaagaccttgggaatcggacaatctcgtccaacttctatgaggcttcaaatggcggaccggtcaatgaagcgacctttggggattattgatgatgtccttgttcgtgtagataagttcatattgccggccgatttcgttatcttggattgtgaggtggattttgaggtgccaattatccttggaagacctttcctagctattGGAAAGGCTTTGGTAGATGTCAAAGAGGGAGagttgaccttccgtgttggtgatgaaaaggtggtgttccatgtgtgcaaatctatgaggcaaccgaatagcaccgaggtgtgcttgtttgttgacattgtcacggcggtgatagtggataacacaagcgcaatggtgaatgttgaggacccacttgatgctgtgctcttgaacatggatgttgatgatgatgtcgGGAAAGTTGAATGTGTAAATGCTTTGCATGGTATAGGCTCGTATTCTTATGATCCTAGGAAGTTATCGttggatcttgagaatcgcaaaactcccccaacaaagccatctattgaggagccgctGGTGTTGGAGTtcaaaccacttcctcctcacctcaggtatgaatacttgggccctaatttcactttgcctattattctttcgtcttgcttgactaacgtgcaggttgacgccactttggcggttctacaAAAGCACAAGAGGGAGATCGGATGGACATTGGTGGATATTCagggtataagccccgccttttgcatgcataagatcatattggaggaggatgcgaggcCCTCACTTGAACACCAAAGGAGACTCAACGAAGCTATGCAAGAAGCGGTCAAtaaggaagttatcaagtggcttgacgccggtgtggtgtatcctatttctgatagctcatggacttctctggTGCAATGCGTACCAAAGAAGGGCGGGATGACTGTGGTAACCAATGCTAACGATGAGTTGATTGCTACTCGGACGGTGACAGGATGGAGTGTTTGTATGGACTATAGAAAGCTTAACAAGGTGactcgaaaggatcatttcccgttGCCGTTCCTCGACCAAATGCTTGATTGTCTTGCGGGTCGGTCGTTCTATTGCTTTTTAGATGGGtattcagggtacaatcagattctcATCGCCCCGGGAGATCTGGAAAAGACGACCTTTACTTGTCCCTATGGCACATTCGCATTTTCGAGGATGccgtttggattgtgtaatgacCCAGTGACctttcaacgatgtatgatgacaattttcaccgacatggtggaagatatatttgaggtctttatggatgattttagcgtggtgggggactcctttgaagaatgcttgacaaatttggatcgtgtgttggcccgatgtgaagatacaaacctagttcttaattgggaaaaatgccattttatggtagaagagggtattgtattgggtcataagattttgaagagaggtattgaagttgacaaagccaagattgaagtcatttcaaggttacctccccctacttctgtcaaagaggtgaggagctttttggggcacgcgggtttctaccgaaggttTATCAAAGATTTCTCTACGGTAGTTAACCCGCTGTGCAAGTTGTTAGAGAAGGAGGACAAGTTTGTctttgatgagaaatgcatggaggctttcgagcttctaaaacacaagttgacaactacccctatcattaccgcacccaattggagcttgctatttgagctcatgtgcgccgctagtgatgttgcggtaggggCAGTCTtcggccaaagaatcaacaagatgttcaatccggtgtactactcaagaaagacgatgaatgaagctcaaagaaactatacagtcatCGAGAAGGAGTTGCTAGCTATTGTGTTTGCCATGGAAAAGTCcgaccataccttatgggggccaaagtgattatccataccgatcatgccgcccttaggtatttgatgaccaagaaagattcaaaagcaaggttgatgagatgggtgctacttcttcaagagtttgatctagaaattgtggaccggaaaggaagtgaaaatcaagtggcggaccacttgtcccacttggaggaagaggggaggccttctgacggccttgagatcaatgatgcgctctcggatgaacaactccttgcggtatctATGCATGATATGTCGTGGTTTGCCGATGTGGCAAATTATCATGTGACCGGTATAATCCTATATGAGCtcccttctaaccaaaggaagaagctcaagcgggatagtttggattattattgggatgagccatatttgttcaagatttgcaccgatggtgtgatttaccgatgtgtcccggaagaagaacaattgagtattttggaggcttgtcattcctctccctatggtggacatcatggcggggtgaggatggcttctaaggtgcttagttgcggtttctattggccttccttgtttaaagatgccgatgattttgtcaagagatgtgatgaatgccaacgagctGGTGGGATTTCAAAAAAGGATGAGATACCTCtcaacacaattctagaggtGGACATTATTGATGTGTGGGGTATCGACTTTATGGGGCCGTTCGTGAGTTCTTGTGGGAATACCaatatcttggtagcggttgattatgtgttgAAATGGGTCGAAGTCGTTGCTTTGCCCAACaacgaagctcgaagtgtggtggagTTCTTgaaaaaagagtatcttcacaaggtttggcactccacgtgctatcattagtgatggtggctctcatttttgcaaccgggcttttgattcattgcttgccaagtatggtgtaaatcacaaggtgaccactccttatcatcctcaagcgagtggccaagttgaggtttccaaccgagagatcaagagtattttgtccaaaactgtcaatgccaataggaccgattggtcgaagaaattagatgatgctctttgggcctatcagacagcttacaagaccccgattggtatgtctctgtaccggttggtgtttgggaaagcttgtcatcttccggtggaattggagcataaggctatgtgagccttgagaaaattgaacttagaatgggatgtcgctgcgaatctccgggttgagcaactcaatgagctagacgaatttagatttcatgcctactcctgctcgtccttgtacaaggacaataTGAAGTATCTTCACGataagtatgcccgagggaaggaattcaaagttggtgacatggttcttctgtTCAACTCCCGATTGAGGTTATTCCCGGGAAAACTTAAGTCTAAgtggagtggtccatttgaagttgttggtgtaaccccatttggtgctattgatctcaagaacaaaaatggtgaggttttccgggtcaatgggcatcgtgtcaagcattacttgggaaagtttgatgacatccacgtggtggcactcatttatttgaagtgactttgatggtaacatgcgtcgtgccgcgacgttaaatcaggcgcttcttgggaggcaacccatgtctttttctttctttttgatttctgttgtagattaggatttttgagctaatggtttgtgagatgttgcaggaattGTGATTGAACCAGTGCAAAACAACTGTGCAAAAAGTGCACAGTCTCTGAACAGTGACCGTGCTGCCGCAGTCctactttgtgcggtccgcaccggcCAAAGAAAATATTGCCAAGTTTCTGAAGATGGCTAGTGCGGCCGCACCCTTGCTTGTGCGGTTCACACCGGTAAAGGCAAAGAATGATCAGTCTCTGAACTGCGTTCACGCGGCCGCATCCCACTTTGAGCAGCCTACGTGGTTCTCATGTGGCCGCAGCCCGTCTCATGCGGTCCGCGTGCCTTCATTTCAGCAACAGGTAAATGGTAAAGTCCTAGCGCGGCCCGTAGTCGTGTTCACGTGGCCGCACTGGACGGTAAGTTCTGGGCCCCGCTGTGtttcctataaataggccattaggGTCTTCATTAGAACTTTTCGCAAAAATTGACCCCTGAGCCCTAAAAGTTACTGTTCACATCAGAGACCTTTCTTAGTATTATTATCAAAAGCATTTCTTCGCTTTCCTGGTAACATATCTTTCACATTAGTCTTTACTTagtattaatttaaactttatacatgtttccctagtcataacttcttcgtttttctttttgttcttcgtcgtttcatgattaggatagttttatattgttcttgttgttctttgaaatgatgggcatgttataaatgagtagggacaaagtaggatgCTAAAACGTAAAAGACTTGAGTTTTTTTTGTAAAACCCTAATTGCCCCTGTAATGAAAGCCCAATGCAGCCGCACTCTctgattatgcggtccgcatgcctTTTACGTGGACGCATTATTCTGTTACACGGTCCGTGTAAGCCTTGAGCCTAAAAGTTGATACTTCCCAGCATGGCCGCATGCCTGGTTTGTGCGGTCCGCTCCATGCCCCACGCGGTCGCATCCCATGTTTGTGCGATATGCATGGGTGAGGTTCAGAGGGAACCAGTTTTTAATAGTATggccaatgcggccgcatgacCAGTTTGTGTGGATCGCGTTGGCCCCCATGCAACTGCACCCCTTGTTCATGCGGTCTGCATGGTTCTTAATCAGAGAGGTGTTCATTTCCCAACTTGGTCAGTGCAGTCCGCATGCcttgtttgtgcggtccgcactactaTCATCTGTTCTCTGTCTGTGTTTCAGTTCTGTACTTAAACTCTGCAATTGcctgaactaacaatgttagaattatttttgtgcagaaaatggttaaacaacgagggcGTGGAGCTAAACAACCCGGATGAGGAGGTGACCCCTCCCGGGGAGGtaaagcaaaattgaagaaactcactccccaaCCAAAGATAAAAACAAGAAAGCAGGTGGTGAGTGATGAGGAGCAGTTGGGGAGTGAGTACCTCCCCTCCCACGATGTCTCAACTGATTCGGGGAAAGCCCCCGAAGGCCCAGCTAAAGCTCCAACTGTTATACaacctgagtcgtctgagggctcagaagcaggcagtgccaaatactccacctcccTCACAGCTTCAGAATCTGGGGAGGGTGCAGAAGATAAAAACAAGAGTAATGAGGAGATCCCGGATAGTGGGGTACTTGGATTGAGGGAATTGAAAGAACTAGAAACCCAGTTGTATGGCAGGACAGATTTGTCAGCGAGGTGGCCCAAGAAGAAGGTGATTCCAGAAAGAAGAGTAGTCACCCGGGATTTGTTACCCTACCTTCCCCGAGTCCATGAACAATTTATTACTAGAGTGGGGTGGGATTTCATCAAAGATGAGCTGGTCGATGCAAATGAACATATGGTGAAGGAATTctacagcaatgtggcccacaccaAAGAAGGGTCAATTGCAACCAAAGTGCGGGATAAGAAGATAGTGTTCTCGGGAGAGGCGTTGAACGAGTATTTGGGTTTCAATAAGGAGGATGACTCTCTGTACAGAGAGAAGTTAGAGTTGAAAGAGGAAGCTCATCCTTGGGTGGCACAGTTCTTAGCTCAGCCGGGTACTGTTCTGGAGTGGATTCAGGTGGGAAGAAAATACTGCGAAAGGACCTCAATTTTGAGGTGAGAGGATGGTTAACTTTTGTATGCAACAGGTTGGACCCTTCGTCCCATGACCAGACCATTCCAATCGCCCGAGCGGTTCTCATTGCGTCCATTATGGCAGGTTtccccatcaatgtggggaatgttatgtacagtgtgatcacatccattggcattgatacagacagaaactacccctaccCTCACACCCTCACAATGTACTTTGAAGATGCAAAGGTGAAGAAATACCCCTTCGATGTTGGAGTCCGGCCAGTGTCCCCGTTTTCATGGTTTAGTATTTAGGGGCCAGACAACCCGAAAGGGGATAAGAAGGGAAAAGCATCCACCTCTGCCccgactggccagtctgaggagccagttgcggtagagGATTCTATTGAGCCACCTACTTCTGCTGCCACTACTATTTCGGACATCCCATCCTCCTCTGCGGGTCCCAGTTCTTCAACTGGCCCAGTGGTTCCCACCTCCAAATCCAACCCCTTCACGGTCCAGCAGTTAGCAAAGACATTAgctagtttgaacaactggatgccagtctcgacatccaagttgtccactttgGCTACCACAGTTGCGGCCCAGTCTGTTCCAGCCACCGTTgagattcctcagtccattgaggagaCATTGAAGACACTCCTGGCCAACCAGGAGAAGATTTTGGCTACTCAGGCTGCCTTGACAAAGGCAGTTGATGCACAGGGCAAAGCTCTAAAGGATCTTTCTAGAGAAcacaagaagatgagaaaatccCGGGCATCTAAGGAAGAGGTGAAGGTGCTCCGAGCTGAGGTTGACAAGCTAAAgtcagaccagctgcctttagacttgttcttTGATGAGTTAGCACCTCCACCAGCAGTAGTTGTACCGGAGCCACAGCAGGAAGAGGAGCCTAGGcacccaaggaagaagaggaagcttcctAGCACTGAGGGTGTTATGATAGAGGTAGCACAGGTTCAGGATGATACTTCCAATGCTCCACCAGATGTTCAGTCGGTCCATGACCTGGCCCCTATCCCAGCAGCAGGCCaagaaccagtctgaggttcccgccagtatagaggaccaggggaccactTATCAGCCCATAACGACGGATCAGGCTTGAGGAGACACTCCATATCCTttctctgtttatatgcttattttggtagttggtattggggacaatgccagcttttatttgtgggggtgcgccctactattttgatggttgatacatttacgatgactgtacatatttatttGACTCTTAGCTTATGTTGCTAGTTGATAGTTGGCCTGTATATAACTTTTCATTCTAGTTACTTTGCTACTTTATGTACATATCCATTCCCCCCgctgtatattctactcccctattgtacacATTCATTcagtttttctatttttgttaaaaaatttcgtttttagcttcatagtaggctcgtagcctttttgttttgttttggcgtttgcaataaacccttggttttcttaatgacacgattctttccaagggtagagtgttgtgcgaaccgggtggctcttcccaatgatagatggcgttaAAAcgttcttaagggtttgagtccgtttttgatttttctttttttgattttcaagttttgtagtcaagggtacctcaggcaaaacttcacttgggcctaacacatttgcctttgattcaatggtcaaagacataatgtcgtgctcaggatggtgaaagtcgtggccttgagactcttatgTTGACCAAACAGTCATCATGTGGTCGTATTGGACCATTATGCACTTGAATCgtaactaaggtcgttgtgggccctcaactcgatatctttagcaatcctttagtgtgtgtggtgagaattcgatttgcgagtccaagtcccgagccgatggtctagaacttgccccgaatgcttattgaggcgaaatcctaggtgaaattcagcttgagaagtgattgtaggctctccttgatccaaaatgctaagatttaacaattccatgacctaccaatgaaatgatccctagttaacccttttgagcctggaaccttcttctttcaagaaccaaagctacaagcctatacccgttcttaatgataccctctcttggcacccataTCTTCTCCTGAGTAGATGGCAAatgtttaagtttggggggggggagacaagaaaggaaacaatgtggtaaaaggtacaaaatcaaaagaaaagaaaggtaatgaaaaagaaagaaaagataagacaaaaagaaagaccgaattgaataaggtcagaaaggggattcaaagaaaacaaaagtgaaaaagggtgtggaaaaagtagaaaaaggagaaatgtgttgaattgcataagaaagggtgacaatatgtctctctaaccccttgaaaaagaagtgaatactcaaatgagtcaagaaagtgggccaaaatgaatcaaaagaagtgcttaagggaagattgaacccacttgaacaaaaatatgtcttacccttacccaaaagccttcacaatgactccacaaaagccttacatgattttgagttgaagggaacctacattagtggatacttacataaagggcaagcatatggtacttagagtcggacttgtggcctcttccttgagagagatgagtgaaaattCATCAACCTCGGTTTATGTgtcaatactctaaaaggtgaagttcacttagggagagttgaggatgtgtgagtttgggttccacaatgaccaaagtaattgagaaaagttctttgatgaaatgtgtcaactcttgatgctcttgtgtcacacttgatccacaagttttcaaagtttaaatgtgttaatgatgcattcgcattgagggcaattgttagtcccaattgatgcttgttgaggttactttaggataaacaggaattacttgGGTGTTGCCTTTgagggtgagtcttattttgtttgcttgaggacaagcaaaggtttaagtttgggggagttgataagtaggattttaacatgttttatacccatacttgcctgcgctttgagtgtaatttgctacaaaatagtcccaaaatgcttacagattgcgcttgattgcaagtttgagctataaagtgacaactcgtcaaagatcggctcaaatcggagtgaaacttgctcaagtgtcaaagatcattTAAGTAAGAACATTCAGAAcatggtgcggaccgcaccatcatgtcatgcggccgcaccataggagttcagagactgtgaaactacaagtcaaactcatgcggtcgcgtcccacttcatgcggcccgcgtctcactcatgcggccgcacaatcttgctatgcggtcgcatccaagaagttcagagagtgtcatattccagaagcaaaccacgcggACGCAtcccatttcatgcggaccgcgtccctctccatgcggccgcactctatggtcacaCGGTCTGcatcagtgaagttcagagaagctgccaaaaccattcatgcggccgcacaacaactttgtgcggtctgcgctaGTCTTCATGCGGCTGcattccaactttgtgcggtccacatcaCCATattcagagagcaagattcagaggtcaagcaacccagtgcggtcgcgtgccaactttgtgcggtccgcactaaccccacaggggcatttttgtctagttttttcagcccactataaattgaacattttaccattttttaggttaagtttggtacatctgatagctgctgcactcgtgagacttatgttttggcctattttgggcatttatagcttagtttcatcatagattattgtagtttaacattagtaattaattaatatggttgtttcatcatctatttcttcagtttcttctttaattatgtctagctaaacccattagctaaggttgtggctcaaccctagtgtgagtaattaatgggtgttgcttcttaattatagattgatattgggtgtttgttattttggttaattttatggtttaattaatgattgatggttgcaaatattgattctagcttagtgggtcttgactcttcttgagaaagagagtctatgaccccaaaattgacccaacaaggaattggggtggacccatgagaaatggtagtcccaattaacgggttaaacctcgagagagtaatcaccctacttgaacccaagTTGCTTGGTGTAactggcctacccaattggtctcgagagagtcaattgggcaaattctctctccctaccgagaggtgtgagagtgggtacaatTGTTCAACGGTTATagcattgatcccaaatatgtcaatctattattagtagtctctacccgctagttaaccacctaggtgatgccacgactctagtgcctttctctatattaatcacaacttagaacatatcccttcagcataaattagcttaaacttgtagttaATAATAGTTgttattaaacaaaaaccccaaaaaattttagaagtacaattaggagcaaacacacattcctagtctgaacaaatacgcaactccattccaagctccctgtggaaattgaccccgataccactactcgggtaaaagtcttagcgTCCGCTCTTCCTACCGTTGTGTGAGGTTGAGTTTGCTGCGACCAAGCCCGTCGACTTGGCTCACAAAAAAGCAGAGTAGTATCAGTATCCTCCAGAAGGAGGGGTGTATTTTGCCGAGGGTGACTTCATATTTCTTGCAGAAGTCTACGATGGTCGGGTTCAAGGGACTCAatgtgaaagggtaagtgtaaacacttagaaacccTTCCACACAAGTAGTGAGTGACTCCTCGGGCGAGGGCACTACCACATGCTTGTCAACCCAGTTGCTGTCCTTTTTGACTTGGTCGAGAAGGTCACTGGTCATCGTGCATATGTACCTCGATATGAGCTCACATCGGCCTGGAACCGAGGGGTTCTTTTCGACCTTGAAGTAGAGTCAAGGATGCACCCTCTGGGAATGAATTATTCAGGGCGTAGCTCCGTCACTGGTTGTTCGACGGCCGGTTGAGACGAGGAAGCCTTTTTCTTTTTGCGGAACAGTTTTAAatattttgtccatttttatttttgtgaacaAGGAAGAACGGGGATTAGGGTATTTGGTGTTTTAAGAAGAGGTTAGCAATGAAACTTGAAGATTTGCAGATGAAGAACTTGAAGAATGCAAAGAGCTTTGAAGATTAGAGTAGTAGAcattgaaagtaaagtttgaaagATGAAGAAAGATGCATTTATAGGTTGAAGATGACGGTTCAATACTGGTAGTGGCCGACAGGCAACTGACGCACCTTAAATGCCTGGGGAACTGAACCGACGGGACGTTTCGGTCACCCCTGCCACTTACATCATGATGCTTAAGTCATGATAAACCGAGGGTAAATTCGAAGACTCAATTCGATTGGGCGAGGATCGTGGCGGAAATTTTGGCACTATCGAGTTAGGATCGGATATTTAGGCTATCATGGTATTTACCtttgtaattagaattgtaccataaataggattccgctactatataaaaagagttctaatcattttgtaacCATCATACATTCACGCATATCAAAATAGTATACCACATTTTATCTCTTGCAAGCTCTATTGTTCAGTTCATACTTCCAATATCTTATTCCTTTGGTTCGAGGGCAATTAGTTCGAATGCCATAATGTTCATCACattggtttgctttattttaaTGTAATTTCTATCATTAATTCTTATATTTATCATTTCGTGCTAAGTGAAATCGCGAATCCTTAAAAACACTTATAAGTTtcattgttatccgattttatgGATAAACACTTATATAATGCTGATTATTGCAAGCATGCGGTGAATGTTTGCACCCCCATACTCGATGCAATGAAACATACAAAATTTATAAACTCTCAAATAGTAAATGTATTTGGACCATACGTTACAATATCAAGACCTATTTATGAACCATCTCTTGTTTCACATAATTAAGCATTATCAATCAGAACAAAACTGTTGCGCAGACATAGTTCGATTGTCAAAATTACGTAAGCAAACTTAATTACGTACATCTATTAATTTCTTGTAAGTGTTCCCTTAGCTTGTTGCTGTATTTATTTGTTGACTCTTTCCATTTGTACATTTACGATTTACCCTCTAAATCTATTCAATTATTTTCGTATAGTCTTAACATAATTCATTTCATGAGaattaaaagttaaaaaagaacaagaataattggAAGGAAGAAGGTCAAggaaggaaaggaatcaatttacttcttccttatttattttatcttgTGCCCAAAAAAAGGAGCTTTATTACCTATTAACCCTTATAGCAGACAGTTACAAAGTTATCATTAATTAATGCTACCTTGTATATTAATAAGCAAAATGGGAATACATGTACAAGAGGTATATACAGCCTAACCTCTTCAAAGTAGGGGAGTAGATGGAATAAACCACATTTATATTCTAGAAAAGGTGGTAACCAAAATTTTTTATTGATGCTAACACAAAAGATTTTTTGCAGGAAATATATTGCGGAAAAAATGTGTTCTAAGCAAATTATGGCCGTGTTGcgaatttgcatttttattttggttatatttccTCAAACATTAGTAGATTGTAGAACTCCTCAAGAATTGGATGATTATTGTTATGAGCAATGTCGAGAAGACTGGGGAGTTTATGGATGGGACTTTATTAAGAATCTTACTCAAGATCAGATTAATGAAAAATGCAGAAGGGGTGAAAGATTTATGTCATGTCCAGATATTCCGTACTGACCTTGTTCAAAAATATTAAATTGCAATTACTCCAGCCTCTGTTATAAGTTAAATTATGTGTATCCTTTAAAAAATATAGCTATTAAAATCATAACATGTAATAGTACATTTTGTGACGGACAAAATGGAATAAATTATTAAACAAGAACTAGATGAATTGGAACGATTGAGTTTTCCTGAATATGGTTAATCTTTTACTTGAGAACAATATTAAAAGTTTGTTTTTTTCTCTTGATTTAATTGATAACTTTATATCACTTAAAGTCCCTTTAAA
The Nicotiana sylvestris chromosome 11, ASM39365v2, whole genome shotgun sequence DNA segment above includes these coding regions:
- the LOC138881442 gene encoding uncharacterized protein, whose product is MVNVEDPLDAVLLNMDVDDDVGKVECVNALHGIGSYSYDPRKLSLDLENRKTPPTKPSIEEPLVLEFKPLPPHLRYEYLGPNFTLPIILSSCLTNVQVDATLAVLQKHKREIGWTLVDIQGISPAFCMHKIILEEDARPSLEHQRRLNEAMQEAVNKEVIKWLDAGVVYPISDSSWTSLVQCVPKKGGMTVVTNANDELIATRTVTGWSVCMDYRKLNKVTRKDHFPLPFLDQMLDCLAGRSFYCFLDGYSGLPPPTSVKEVRSFLGHAGFYRRFIKDFSTVVNPLCKLLEKEDKFVFDEKCMEAFELLKHKLTTTPIITAPNWSLLFELMCAASDVAVGAVFGQRINKMFNPVYYSRKTMNEAQRNYTVIEKELLAIVFAMEKSDHTLWGPK